The genomic stretch cactGGCTAAACAGCAATGATTTTTACTGTAAAATCATCTGTCCTCTATAGTTTCGTATGTGAACACATTATAAGAAAGATTTGTATGTACAGTCAACTCATATTTCATTACAAACATTTATTATTAACTTTTGTGAGTCCAGCCTATTGCCAATCTGTAGTAGAGTTTGTGTCAGTCAGCATATAGATATTCTTCAGTCATCAGTTTATGACTGCAGGGGAAATTTTGGCTGTATGTGTTTGAGTAGTAGACTTCTACAACCTGTGTGCTACAAAGTGTACCTTGAAAATAAGGGGTACAGAACAGGGTGGGTGTACATGTTTCTAATTAAGCTGTGGGCACAAATAGACAAGCCAGTATGATGAGAGCTGCAAGACAGCAAGGCTGTGTGGTGGCAGGAGACGGTCATACTTTTTGTGGAAAGCGTGTGAGCACGGACACACGGCGAGCTCCTCCCTGCTCCGGAACTCCTCGAGGCAAACTGCACAGGTCTGCTGCATGGGGACAGACAAAGCCAAGGccaaagagaagaagaaagacCTTGGCAGACTTCTGGAGCAGCTGCCCTGGCTTTACGACAGTTTGCAGAATACTTTAAAGCTCATTGTGTTTAACGTCTGTTTTGCATAAAAGCACAACGTAGGTGCCATGTCTGAGTATCAGAACCTGTTGTTTcgaataacatttgtactgaaTGTGTGACTGAGGTTTCCTTACTCCAAGAAGGCTTAGCTTCTTCCCTGTTCCTTTCAGAACCACCTGCAaggaaaataatttttaaaaaggtGACTGACAGTAactagttaaaaaaaaaaccaaacaaacaaattaattAAATGTACCTCGGTGTAGCCATACTGTTCCCGTGTTCCCTGTCGTCTCAGGCTGTGAATGAATAACATGTGTTTCACATCAGATGAGTATGGCTACAATATCCAGGGTAAAAGAATTCTCTATCCTTCAGTCTTCAGTACACATTCATATTAGTTATTATACCGCCATTCCTTCCACTAATATATTAAATCTTATATTTAAACTTATACACTTCTTATTATTGAAACTAATGCAATGATGTTACCTGAACAGGTAACAGCAGAAAATCATGCTCAGCATTAAGATGAAAAGGCCGATCCCGAGGATGATGACGTAGACGTTGAGAGGAAGGCGGTATGTAGTCTCGCTGGTCATTTTGAGGTCGGGAAACCTGCAGGTCCCACAGGCGTCCTGTAGAGACACAAACGCAACCCAGTTCTGACAGATCCGAAGTGCATGCTCAGTACATTTGGGCGCCGCTGTTTTGGCTGGGGATTATTGACTGTGGATTATTTTCCTATTGAAGTAACATTCACATTGTTtaccacagcagtgtggggttgAATTAACACGTTAGTTTTCCGATGAGTGGACGCAGTGCAGAGACAAGTGCCTCTAAGAGGTCCTTGGCAGCCCACCCAGAACCACGAGGCTCCTGTAGGCTGCTGTGTGGCCCCATGCATATTGCAGTGCATCCTCGTGTGCATTCTCATATGGCCGTAACACTGCACGCACTGTAGGACTTCATTGAGTTGCATGAACTTTTCACTGTAATATCAaccacactgacacactgagtGCGGCTGGAAAAAGCGGTCTACCTCTTTGGTGACATTTCCAAAGAGTGTCCAGCTTATACGTTTACAAGCTTTACACGTTTCTTTTTTCAGTTTGAGTAGATATAGCAAACTTCACGTGAGTGATTTACTTTTACAGCCTATTAAGTCATAGCTATATAGATCACATTCTGGAGAATTTTGCCATACTAAAATCTTTTTAACTAGTAGAGTTACTAGTATATATTAATTTCAGATAACTAACGCACTGTTTGCCTCTCATAAAATCATTCAATAAACACCTAAACAGGCAGTGACAACGTGGCAGGAGCGTCTGGGCGTGGACCTCGGAGGAGAAATATCGACCGTAGAATCGAAGTGAATTAAAACATCGTTACATCTGTGTGGTTAACAGCACGGTACTCGTAACCTGCTTCTCACTCTCAGTAAGACAGCTGGAAAGCGGATCCAAAACTAAAGATTCTGTATAGGACCGTTacctgttttcttttcatttatttaaaaaataaacacatccATGTGTCCTGTCTCCCCGACTTAGACGAGGAATATCACAGAGATAGGTAGCTGCTCTAAACAACCGATATGTCGTTAACTGTTTAGCTTTCTGTATCAAACAGCAATCATTATCAGAAATGAATGCATGCAGTCCTAACATTTTTGGCTGTAAAATCCAAAATACCGTTTTTAATGTTTTCCCGTGAATATAGTGTTTGTGTCGCTGCTGGCATCTCGCATGCATTCTGCATGTGGGAGACACAAAGACAGAATAGAAAACCTTCACTGTGTGCGACATCCAGCAGCCAGACAGGGTGAAACCTTCACTGTCCTGGCTAACTTTTACTGCACAACACATCTCTCATAAACGCCTTAcaattttgtctttgttttttagCTATAAACAATAACCATCACCAATTGTACATAAACCATCATCTGAATACTTTGCTTTTCAGCTAGGAGAACACATTCTGAAAATAAATTAGACTGAAACACTTAGCAAGGATAGAAGTATCAAAGGTAAAACCGTTTAATCTTTTTTACCGTTTTATAGCATTACCCAATTCCACATTTTGTAATCCCAAATTGAACATGCTAATAATTAACTAGATTAACTGCATATTGATACTAATCTTGATGATTGTGCGTTCCATACACATGAACAAATCCCTGGACAATAATTTACAACAGTGAATGAATGCAATGAATATCCATTAACTATATATTTACAGTTCAATAAAAACGTAATACACATTTTGAAATGTCTTCGACACATGGCTTATATTGCATGCATCTTCAGTAGCAAGAGCTACaacttattttatttcatttttggtTACTGATAATGAGTATTATAAAACTTAAGCCACTTCTCAGCTGTAAGATCTCAGATCTTGGGGTGCATTGCTGATACCAACGTAGcaaagagaaaaagaggagaAACGAGTGGAGCTGCCCTTCTGAGGAACCCTTAAGACAAAGGAGTGCTACAGGGGCGCTGTTGCCGGGGCAGTTGCCAGGGTCTGGCTGAAGTCAGGGGGACTGGCTGGGAAGCAAAGCTACTACAAGTGACTGCACCTTAGCCCCACCGCCATGATGCCACCATCTGCCGTGTCTAATGTGGGTGGCTGAGTGGGAGGCAGGGGTAAGAGGCACTTCCAGTGCACGCTGTTCACTTCAGTTCAAGGCTTCGCCAGTCTGGGAAGGAAGCCTCATTTGGGAAACAATAGCTGCTGCCATCAGGGGTCGTGTGCTGCCAGGAAGGACACATTTGGTTTACACAACAGACAAAATCGAGCGATAGCAGAACAATAGATTTCTCTCCAGCTAGGTCAGCACTTGCAGGAGAGTGTGTACACAGGGGggaaatgtaaaaaactttcactCGTATGGGCTAAGGAAGGGCCACTTGTAATCTTAGGAGGATGTTAGTGAATCATTGATAGAAAACCACAGAGAGAGTTGAGACGCTGTGAATGACACATTTGAGAGAAGGTTGTCTAGCATACAACACAAAGTCACCAgggctgggctgtgtgtgtgtgtgtgtgtgtgtgtgtgtgtgtgtgtgtgtgtgtgtgtgtgtgtgtgtgtgcgcgcgcgcgcgcagggCAGAGTAGCTATGATTCATACTCACCGTTACACCACTGGATGAAACAAGGCGACCCAGTGAATCAGTAAATGGCTCCAGAGAGTCTGAGTCAAAATGAGGCAGCGCAGATCCTCTCAAACAAGACCAGATAAGTAATCTGCACTCTGTCCTCCCAAAACTCCCACAGACAATACCACAGTTGAAGAAATCCTTACAGCCTCAGTTTAACACATTAAGAGCACCCACCACATTCCATAGAGCATTTGCACGGAGGctggacaagttggtttttctTGACTGAAACGTTCATAAAGACGCAGACCCACGTTAAACAGCTGCTGGCTCTGAACTACCGGCGTTGTTGATCTGACATCAAGCGATCCAttaaaaaatacagacaaaGTGACACTTATTAAATAGCATTTGTCTGACTTTCTCTTTTGTCCAGTTGCACGTTCCAGATTTGTGTGCTTCACGCATGTTGTCTCTGAAGATGTCCTTCCACATAGGTTAGACTTTAGTAAAAGGTGAAGTGATTGTTATTGGCGTATCATCACAGTACCAGTGCCACATTACCACAGTACCAGTTGTCTACATTCAGAACATTGTCGCGTTCTGAACGTTGACATTCGTTATAGACGTTCACCTGCTCATCCCTGTGTTGCTTTCTGCCACCTTTCTCAAGTCCACCTGCTCCTCTTGTCCGTTTTGTGAGAAAAGTATTCTTGTTCTAATCAACCTTTCCCCCCGTAGTAACAAAGGAAGAGACACTGACACGGCAGTCAGCGTGAGTGCCTGTGTGAATGTAGCCCCTTCAAGCAGCGAGAGGCATTGTGCTGGTGACGACTCGGTATCCTCGCCACCATCTGTCCTGCTTGCTCCCCTACAGAAGCGCACAGGAGAGGGGAACCAGGGGACAAAGCATCCACGCTGTATTTGTGTTCAGCTCCAACGTTTCCCAAGTCTTCTGCTCCAGCCTTGGGTCCTCATAATGGTATCGAGCACTGCTTGGTTTGTAAACAGATCTCTGCTCATGTGATTTGCGGTCTGCATCACTGCTCTCCTTTCtcccacccccctcctcctttctcatgcattctctccctccctctctgttttaCGCTGCCTCGCCCTCCAACCCTGTTCCAGCTGCAAGTTGTTGAGAGGAGACAGCAGCCAggcagacagggagacaggtaggcagacagacagatagacagactgAATTCTGCAAGGTTGTGAGAGGAATGGGGGTCGCCTAGCTGCTCTGTTGACTCTGTTGTGCTGCTacatggagagagggtgtgtgtgtgtgtgtgtgtgtgtgtgtgtgtgtgtgtgtgtgatagagagagagcgcgagcgagagagacagagaggaaaacAGGATTAAAGAAACAGAACAGAGCAGTCAGCAGTAGATGTGAAGTGAGACAAAAAAGACATTATTCTGTCTCCCCCCTTAACTCAAAAGCCTTAAAAACAGTTTGACTCCATGTGATCTTGCTAAAGCCAAACAGCTTTAGAAGCAAAAACTGTTTTGATTCAGTGATTTAGTGTGTTGGGGGTAAGTGCATGAAGCACAGGACTTGGGTAACAGGAGTCTATTTGAATTTGTGTGAGTAAAATCTTGTTCATAACATGAACTCAAATGTTCATTACTGGCTATCATCTGGTCCTGACCAACGTTTTAATAACACTGATACATAACATAATGTAACTACCATAATGACAaccatcgtcatcatcatcatcatcatcatcatcatcatcatcatcatcatcatcatcatcatcatattgTTGTTTTGTCATTTCTATGAAATATTTGAGATGTTGTACTTCATTTAGGCCTAAATGTAATGTTAGTTCATGCCTTTTAATACACACTAAAAAAATCAATAACTTTTTCAATTATATGTCCGTATCCTGTAATTACACTGCTGAGTAAGCGTGTTTTTAAAAAGCATATGAAGATCAAGGTTATTTGGAGACTTGTTACTGCTATTTTTAGAAGGAGTTTCATGTTGTGTTTGCTGTGGTTTTGCCCCCTGCCAGTGAGGAAACTCTAGAACCATCTGGAGCTGCTCTGCTGGCCATGTGAATGGAAACCTCGTTAACTATTTCAAATGCAACATTGCCACATTTTCTGGATGGCACCTGCCTGATCGTCTCTATACACATTTCAGTCATGGCTTCTTgagtaataatgtaataataaaaataatcaaatcaaatgcTTCTGATATATGGAGGTCTAGCGGCAACAAAAATGCCATGTTGGAAACAAAGAATTAACTTTATTGCAACATCTCACATCTGACATTCTCCTAACCCTGAGAAGATAAGCACACAACCAATTGTAACATCCCTGAGACA from Brachyhypopomus gauderio isolate BG-103 chromosome 15, BGAUD_0.2, whole genome shotgun sequence encodes the following:
- the LOC143476339 gene encoding uncharacterized protein LOC143476339 isoform X1, producing MTSETTYRLPLNVYVIILGIGLFILMLSMIFCCYLFSLRRQGTREQYGYTEVVLKGTGKKLSLLGPGQLLQKSAKVFLLLFGLGFVCPHAADLCSLPRGVPEQGGARRVSVLTRFPQKVLGEVARDPKGLPHV
- the LOC143476339 gene encoding RING finger protein 122 isoform X2; this encodes MTSETTYRLPLNVYVIILGIGLFILMLSMIFCCYLFSLRRQGTREQYGYTEVVLKGTGKKLSLLGQTCAVCLEEFRSREELAVCPCSHAFHKKCLVKWLEIRRVCPMCNKPLGRLQTEGTEALANPLEV